The genomic segment tataaaaatagatgtcagctaaattaattaattttttaacactgGCCATTCAAATCTCCTTGAAAATGTTTCAGAGTTCGATGTTATTGTTTTACCATTTAATGTAAAGAGTAACATGAGAAGTAATGAAAACAACCTATGGTCTAGTTATAGAAGTGGCAGAGACGAAACCTTAAAATTAGATTTGCAACCTTACGATGAAGCGACTGATTTTGCAGATATTGACAGTTTTGATTATAACAAAGATCGAGATTTGCTTCCGTCAGATAGAGATAATAGTCCTCAAAAGCTAGGTGAAGATTTTTCAGGAGATTCTGGAGAAGACAAAATAGTTGGTGGTTTTGAAGTTGATATCAATCTGTACCCGTATCACGTCGCTTATGGTAGTAATTGTGGAGGAGCGATTATTGACAGGAAATGGGTGTTAACAGCAGGGCATTGTGGGTGAGTTGgagtaaatttaaataggtataaGTAATTTGTACAATTAGCATTACGAGTGACATACACAACGAGAAGACCTATTCAAGTTGTGTATGGCAAACATAATATAACACAATGAACTCAACATGTCTAAATAATGTCCTAATTTCTAATCtctaaatgattaaataaattattattatcaaactgTAAAATTTAACGATTTTGAAGTACAGCCAGTAACATCAAAACATAACAATATCGTTATCAATTTATAGGAAGAAACAATACATAAGAGTAGGATCAAAATACATAAATCAAGGAAGGAAAGTGCAAGTCAGACGACATTTTATCCATCAAATGTGGTCAGCAAAGAATAAAGATCATCCTTTCGACTATGATTTTCAACTTTTGGAACTTAATGAACATTTAAAATTCGACGAAAATGTTCAACCAGTTAAAGTAGCTCATATAGAAGACATGGTTATTGGTAAAATCGTTACAGTTACAGGATGGGGTAATACTGAAGAAAATGTAAGTCAATGTAGATTTCTGagctttttttcaataattttaatgttaaggTACGAATTATGTTTGATTTATCAAACACTTTATAAGTCTCAATAATCTAGATTAACCTTGGTATAGGAAGGATTACGGAGAAAAATATTAGAAGCAAAATGACAATCTTGCAAAGTTTGTATCCAAAAGTTTCATACTTCAGCTAACTTTTGCTCAAAATAAGcatgtaatgtataaaattcgtgtcaaacacaattaataaataacgttttaaaCAAATGATGTGTAGAAATCTTCTGTTATGGTGACTGCTTGATTCACAAACATGATAAGTTACATGTGACATTAAAGATAAATGTCGTCGATAGGTCGATTGTAATTGtacatgtaatataatatttacatatttcagGGTCCTTATTCACATGTCTTGCGAGCGGTTCGAGTCCCGATTATTTCCAAGGAAAATTGTCAACATGTGCCTTTTCCATACTTTAGAGGTGGTTTGACTTCTAGAATGTTCTGCGCCGGATTCTCCGAAGGGAAGAAAGATGCTTGTCAggtattactatatatttagaTTCTATGAACAAGAACTACAAGAAAAAAGCGAGTGTGACTTAGACCAcatgattgaagtaaaacttacgaaacttaactctctctctttgTATCTTctctaacttatatttccctctcgACTTCCGTTTGCATCGTCTGATTACACTttacgtaacgctct from the Melitaea cinxia chromosome 26, ilMelCinx1.1, whole genome shotgun sequence genome contains:
- the LOC123666619 gene encoding trypsin-1-like, with the translated sequence MFYLIFVYFISYFTLADFNQFDVIVLPFNVKSNMRSNENNLWSSYRSGRDETLKLDLQPYDEATDFADIDSFDYNKDRDLLPSDRDNSPQKLGEDFSGDSGEDKIVGGFEVDINLYPYHVAYGSNCGGAIIDRKWVLTAGHCGKKQYIRVGSKYINQGRKVQVRRHFIHQMWSAKNKDHPFDYDFQLLELNEHLKFDENVQPVKVAHIEDMVIGKIVTVTGWGNTEENGPYSHVLRAVRVPIISKENCQHVPFPYFRGGLTSRMFCAGFSEGKKDACQGDSGGPAVAYDRLLGMVSFGYGCATPGSYGVYSKVAKVRPWIQEITGLNLE